A segment of the Terriglobales bacterium genome:
GGTGGCCAGCGTCCCCAGGATGAAGAGGGCGTTATCGGGCTTGATGCAGTGCTCCTCGATCTTGATGGTGTTGCTGCTGCCCACGCCGTAGCGGCCCATGAACTCCGCCACCGGCCCGGGGATGGAGCTGGAACCGAACAGCGAGTGGTGGAATTCCTGTTTGAAGTCGCAGTGCAGTTCCATCTCCGCGCCGTTGGGGTCCACCAGCACCATGCCGGTCGGGTCCTTCAGGTAGAAGGGGACGTGGCGGCACTCGTCCGCGATCTTCTCCCACTCGCTGCTCTTGCCGCGCTGCACCCACTTGTAGAGTTCGGT
Coding sequences within it:
- a CDS encoding GIDE domain-containing protein produces the protein MNLAVVILAAWLSSSDSDPLIYTMIGAVLGVYLFIRGFRALQRKRLIMDTPTAKVRSAAIGLVELQGAAVGPFTFTAPITRVPCFYHRTELYKWVQRGKSSEWEKIADECRHVPFYLKDPTGMVLVDPNGAEMELHCDFKQEFHHSLFGSSSIPGPVAEFMGRYGVGSSNTIKIEEHCIKPDNALFILGTLAT